CTGAAAAGTCTTTTGATCAGGCATCTTTTTTTTATTCAGATATTCAAACTGAAATATCAATGTAGCAAGATGTTCTTTCATGGGTTCTAACAAATGATAAAAATCATCAAATAGTTCATTTGAAAGAAAAAAAGGATTTTTAATCAATGGTATTTTTTTGTTCTGTGAATAATGATGAGTCAGGGTAATTGAATTAGGAACTTTGACACTAAATTGAAAGTTTTTGGGAACAGAAGAGACATATTTCCCGACAACTTCAGGTTTTGGTAAAACCACCTTGTTTCCGGGAAATAATGACCAGAACCACTGATCGATCTCTACTGTATCATAGTGTCTGGCATATTCTGCCAGATAATTATTGCCAACCTCCTCTGAATATAGAATCCCTTTCCATGAAGCATATTTCCAACTACAGGTCCCTATTCTAACCAGGTGTGGAATTTTCTTCATACTCATACCCCTTAAAATAAATGATTTCTTATCCAGATTCCAATTTCATTAAGTATTGTTTTAAAACCAAAGCATTATTCTTTTCTTTATTCTTGGAACTATACAGCAGTGTCAGCTGCTCTTTCCGGGAATATTCAACTAAATTTTTTAGCATTTCCTGATTTGTCTCCAGCTCCAGTAAATATTTTTCTTTAAAATTTTTCCAGCTTAATTCTCCAGAATGGAAAGATTTTCGCAACTCATCCGATGGAGCAACTTCTTTAAACCACCGGTCAATTTTTGCCAGTTCTTTAGAAATGCCCCGCGGCCAGAGCCTATCAACCAGGATACGATACCCATCTTCGGGAAAAGCTGGTTCATAAACACGTTTTATCTTTATTGGCATTCTGTTGCTCTCCCACTTCGTATTTTGTTATAAATAAAAAATCTATTAACAATATCATACTATATTTTTTAGCCTCTACCAAAATGTATAGCAAGATTAAAATATTCTATATTTTTTTCTTAGACTCTTTCTCTTTGACTTCTTTTACCCGAAATTCTACAATTTTTTTAATTAATTTCAAAGGGATTGGTTTATCAATAGGGAATTGTACCGAACCCTTTGTATATTTGTAGGAAGTCAGATCATTCGCAAATTTTTCAATTCCTGATGGTGTCGGGTAAAAACCAATATGCCCTTTGTAACCTGCAAAATGCACCAGATTCTCATTGAGGAAAAAGGTCGGCATCTGATATTTGATTGTTTCCTTTGCTTCAGGCGCAGCTTCTTTTATTGTAAAGCGTATCTGTTTTAGAATTTCTTGAACTTTAGGTGAAAAATCATTAATATATTCATCAACATCTTTGGGTGAATCCGGAGAATTTTTCATTAAGTACTTTCCTGTTATTTGCTTTTATATTTTGAATAGTATCAAATATTATTTAAAACTAATACCAAATATAAGTCTGTAGAATTTCCAATCTTTGTTACCTGGTCAATTAAAGTTTTAATTATTGTTTCTTTATTGTACAAAATTATTATAACATAACATTCTTTTACTAAAAGATTTACAAAAGGGTATCAAAAAGTATGACAGGTGGTATATTAATTAATTCTTTTATATCTGATTGCCTATAAATAATCTATCAAATAAAAGTATCAATAAATAACTACCTGCTTAATCAGTTAAACCCACCACAGTTTATTTAATTAAAATAAACATTACATTTTCTTTAAATCTAATTCCATAAATCTTGTACCATTAATCGGATTATATGCATATGGCTCAATATCATAAAATCCAAATGAGAGATATAAATCCTGGGCTT
This is a stretch of genomic DNA from Atribacterota bacterium. It encodes these proteins:
- a CDS encoding DUF72 domain-containing protein — its product is MKKIPHLVRIGTCSWKYASWKGILYSEEVGNNYLAEYARHYDTVEIDQWFWSLFPGNKVVLPKPEVVGKYVSSVPKNFQFSVKVPNSITLTHHYSQNKKIPLIKNPFFLSNELFDDFYHLLEPMKEHLATLIFQFEYLNKKKMPDQKTFQENFSKFISHCPPGINYSVEIRNPNYLNEEYFSFLKSSDLSHVFLQGYYMPTIFSLYKKYRDFIKNFSVIRLMGGDRSAIEEKSGGNWNQIWESKEEELDRLADMMKDLIIKKVRLFVNVNNHYEGSAPLTIARIVSRL
- a CDS encoding DUF488 family protein — its product is MPIKIKRVYEPAFPEDGYRILVDRLWPRGISKELAKIDRWFKEVAPSDELRKSFHSGELSWKNFKEKYLLELETNQEMLKNLVEYSRKEQLTLLYSSKNKEKNNALVLKQYLMKLESG
- a CDS encoding DUF1801 domain-containing protein is translated as MKNSPDSPKDVDEYINDFSPKVQEILKQIRFTIKEAAPEAKETIKYQMPTFFLNENLVHFAGYKGHIGFYPTPSGIEKFANDLTSYKYTKGSVQFPIDKPIPLKLIKKIVEFRVKEVKEKESKKKI